A genomic stretch from Microcebus murinus isolate Inina chromosome 19, M.murinus_Inina_mat1.0, whole genome shotgun sequence includes:
- the LOC105860531 gene encoding 2-acylglycerol O-acyltransferase 3-like, with product MEVSAASVTSVTSKSPWKQYREMMAVYQWVLTFFFMGPFFSLLIIFLLFTSLWSISVLYLVWLYLDWDTPNQGGRRCDWMRNLTVWKDMRDYYPIKLVKTAELPPNQNYVVGSHPHGVMCMGAVCNLSMEGNSFSKHFPGIRIWQTGLSGLFCLPVYRDYIMSYGARPVNRQSLDFVLSQPQRGEAVVIIIGGAQEIMFASPGQHCLTLRKRKGFVRLALRHGASLVPVYSFGETDIFRIKAFPEDSWQFRCQMLFKKLLGFPPFIFWGRSLFLANSWGLLPFAVPITTVVGRPIPVPRRLHPTTDEVDHYHAVYMKALEQLFEEHKESCGVPASTHLTFI from the exons ATGGAAGTGTCTGCAGCCTCTGTAACCTCTGTAACCTCAAAAAGCCCATGGAAGCAGTATCGAGAAATGATGGCTGTCTACCAATGGGTGTTGACTTTCTTCTTCATGG gccctttcttttctcttctcatcaTCTTCCTCCTGTTCACTTCACTCTGGTCAATCTCTGTTCTCTACCTGGTGTGGCTCTACCTGGACTGGGACACACCTAACCAAG GTGGAAGGCGTTGTGACTGGATGAGGAATTTGACAGTGTGGAAGGACATGAGGGATTATTATCCTATCAAG CTGGTGAAAACAGCAGAGCTGCCCCCCAACCAGAACTACGTGGTGGGCAGTCACCCACATGGTGTCATGTGCATGGGGGCTGTCTGTAATCTCTCCATGGAAGGCAATAGCTTCTCCAAGCACTTCCCAGGGATTCGGATCTGGCAAACTGGACTGAGTggcctcttctgcctcccagtCTACCGAGACTACATCATGAGCTATG GAGCGCGTCCTGTGAACCGCCAGAGCCTGGACTTTGTCCTGTCCCAGCCCCAGCGTGGGGAGGCCGTGGTCATTATAATAGGGGGTGCCCAGGAGATCATGTTTGCGAGCCCAGGGCAGCACTGCCTCACGCTCCGGAAACGCAAAGGCTTTGTGCGCCTGGCGCTGAGGCACGG GGCCTCGCTGGTGCCCGTGTACTCCTTTGGGGAGACTGATATCTTCCGAATCAAGGCTTTTCCTGAGGACTCCTGGCAGTTTCGGTGCCAGATGCTCTTTAAGAAGCTCCTGGGTTTTCCACCTTTCATCTTCTGGGGCCGCAGTCTGTTCTTGGCCAACTCCTGGGGGCTGCTGCCCTTTGCTGTGCCCATAACCACCGTGG TGGGCCGCCCCATCCCTGTGCCCCGGCGCCTCCACCCCACCACGGACGAAGTTGACCACTATCACGCCGTCTACATGAAGGCTCTGGAGCAGCTGTTTGAGGAGCACAAGGAAAGCTGTGGCGTCCCTGCTTCTACCCACCTCACTTTCATCTAG